The proteins below are encoded in one region of Bdellovibrio bacteriovorus:
- the clpA gene encoding ATP-dependent Clp protease ATP-binding subunit ClpA, which produces MMSRELERKLAEATELAKRHHHEFVTLEHILLVLTESPLMVEILEACAVNVQKLRQDLRDHLKSGIPQITDDQLSSYGGFDSWTPEFTLACHRLIQRAAIQMKSAGRNQISEGSLLVSLFYEQDSHATFALARQGLTQFDIINYISHGITKDGKEHDIPPSAAPRSSEYQGESYEEGRSSPLESFCVNLNDKAKLGKLDPLIGREDVIERTIQVLCRRTKNNPLLIGEPGVGKTAVAEGLAQKIVQGNVPEKLKNAVIYSLDLGGLLAGTKFRGDFEGRLKAVVKDIAKRPGAILFIDEIHTIVGAGATSGGSMDASNLLKPALASGDISCIGSTTHVEYRQYFEKDRALNRRFQKIDINEPSNEDAVKILRGLRKSYEEFHEVQYTEEALRAAVELSQKHIHGKLLPDKAIDVLDEAGAHFRLKFEHAEDVKIDAPEVEETIAKMTGLPIASISSSEKTQLRDLDKKLKALIFGQDEAIDRLVSSIKFSRSGLGRPNKPIGSFLFTGPTGVGKTEVCRQLAQILGVHFERFDMSEYMEKHAVARLVGAPPGYVGYEEGGLLTEAVTKNPYGVFLLDEIEKAHTDVTNILLQVMDAGRLTDSNGRVADFKNVILVMTSNAGALETSRGTIGMVEENRSSLSMDAIKKAFSPEFINRLDAVVSFRDLSEDMVTKITQKFVDELKMLLLEKKVELNVSQEVIKWLMKKGYDKVYGARPLARAVDEHLKKALVDELLFGRLVDGGRVNVELEKDILKFHFSTTPNGTGQKNQKQPVTT; this is translated from the coding sequence ATGATGAGCCGCGAACTTGAGCGGAAGCTCGCCGAAGCAACTGAACTCGCCAAACGCCACCATCACGAATTCGTGACGTTAGAACACATCTTGTTGGTGCTAACTGAATCTCCTTTGATGGTTGAGATCCTTGAAGCTTGCGCCGTCAACGTGCAAAAACTTCGTCAGGACTTGCGCGATCATCTGAAATCAGGAATTCCTCAAATCACCGATGACCAGTTGTCATCGTATGGTGGTTTTGATTCCTGGACTCCCGAATTCACACTCGCCTGTCACCGTCTTATTCAACGTGCTGCCATCCAAATGAAGAGCGCTGGCCGCAATCAAATTAGCGAAGGCAGTCTGCTTGTTTCCCTTTTTTACGAGCAAGATTCTCACGCCACTTTCGCTCTGGCGCGACAAGGCCTTACTCAATTTGACATCATCAATTATATTTCCCATGGGATCACAAAAGACGGAAAGGAACACGACATTCCTCCTTCTGCAGCTCCCCGTTCAAGCGAGTATCAAGGCGAATCTTACGAAGAAGGTCGCAGCTCTCCGCTTGAAAGTTTCTGCGTGAATTTAAATGACAAAGCCAAACTTGGAAAATTAGATCCTTTGATTGGTCGTGAAGACGTGATCGAAAGAACCATTCAAGTTCTCTGTCGTCGCACGAAAAACAATCCATTGCTGATCGGCGAACCCGGCGTAGGTAAAACAGCCGTGGCCGAGGGACTTGCGCAAAAAATCGTGCAAGGAAATGTTCCGGAAAAACTTAAAAACGCCGTGATCTATTCTTTAGATTTAGGTGGCTTGCTTGCAGGAACAAAATTCCGCGGTGACTTCGAGGGACGCTTGAAAGCTGTCGTGAAAGACATCGCAAAACGTCCCGGCGCTATTCTATTTATCGACGAGATTCACACCATCGTTGGGGCTGGCGCAACTAGTGGGGGCTCAATGGATGCTTCCAACTTGTTAAAGCCGGCTCTTGCAAGTGGCGACATCAGCTGTATTGGCTCCACCACTCACGTGGAATACCGTCAGTACTTTGAAAAAGATCGCGCGCTGAATAGACGTTTCCAAAAAATCGATATCAACGAACCTTCGAATGAAGATGCAGTTAAAATCCTTCGTGGTCTTCGTAAATCTTATGAAGAATTCCACGAGGTCCAATATACAGAAGAAGCTTTGCGTGCGGCTGTAGAATTATCGCAGAAGCATATTCACGGAAAACTTCTGCCAGATAAAGCGATTGATGTCTTAGATGAAGCGGGAGCCCACTTCCGCTTAAAATTCGAACATGCGGAAGACGTGAAGATTGACGCTCCTGAAGTTGAAGAAACAATCGCGAAGATGACGGGTCTTCCGATCGCAAGTATTTCTTCGAGTGAAAAAACGCAGTTGCGTGATCTTGATAAAAAATTAAAAGCTTTGATCTTCGGTCAAGACGAAGCCATCGATCGTTTGGTTTCAAGTATCAAGTTTTCTCGCAGTGGTTTGGGTCGACCTAATAAACCTATTGGCAGCTTCCTATTCACTGGCCCTACAGGTGTCGGTAAAACCGAAGTATGTCGTCAGCTCGCGCAAATTCTGGGCGTTCACTTTGAGCGCTTTGATATGTCTGAGTACATGGAAAAACATGCGGTTGCTCGCTTAGTCGGTGCGCCTCCGGGATATGTGGGTTACGAAGAAGGCGGTCTTTTAACTGAGGCCGTGACGAAAAATCCTTATGGAGTTTTCTTGTTAGATGAGATTGAAAAAGCTCACACCGACGTGACCAATATTCTTTTGCAAGTCATGGATGCCGGTCGCCTCACCGACAGCAATGGACGTGTCGCTGACTTTAAAAACGTCATCCTTGTCATGACTTCTAACGCCGGAGCTTTAGAAACTTCGCGCGGGACGATTGGCATGGTTGAAGAAAATCGCAGTTCGCTTTCTATGGATGCCATTAAAAAAGCGTTTTCTCCAGAATTCATCAATCGTTTGGACGCGGTTGTTTCCTTCCGTGATCTTTCTGAAGACATGGTTACGAAGATCACACAAAAATTCGTGGACGAACTGAAAATGCTTCTTCTCGAGAAAAAAGTGGAACTGAATGTTTCTCAAGAAGTAATTAAGTGGCTAATGAAAAAAGGCTACGACAAAGTTTACGGCGCTCGTCCTTTAGCGCGTGCCGTGGATGAGCATCTGAAAAAAGCCTTGGTCGACGAATTACTTTTTGGACGCCTTGTCGACGGAGGACGTGTCAATGTGGAACTAGAAAAGGATATTTTGAAGTTCCATTTTAGCACCACCCCTAACGGCACTGGTCAAAAGAATCAAAAACAACCTGTCACGACGTGA
- a CDS encoding lytic transglycosylase domain-containing protein encodes MPKIILAFSFFSVILGCATTSRLDTRIDKRLTPPVPNFISKWKNAPVSDLEKLEVGAKEDNIRWWKTYTLAMAKKTTAPKEACEGFKSLSSENDFPLHDLALLRAYETCVNDKALAELPSSTVPWYRDLMVDIKLKEALETSDLRDDMAAYVEKARLDNNKKNKEEFYLKALLAAQKSESKEDIEQIQTALYKNSPRLNPLPLEKDLSNVASDYRFHREFDHALKTYKKILASEQTGPDEYFQTLKNIRQTYKVAQQRSDYINATADLVNWSKKQFQKNKKDRRAIARYHDAQVLFAKTLWTEDQTSQAVKVLNETHRLLRGIYPMDEVYFIQGRIDEEKGNFTKAIEYFEASYQQPVSLPGLRDKIAWLKSWNYYKLEKWEEAKTSFEQMRDLVKDPADKSRARFWLARSLEKLGKNSDAQNELQGLIKEDPLGYYGVLAVRELKQSFTPLKIDNKELQGLSLLGVSELDPQMRLTTEWLISVDEKPFAEKVLNIAVEDLKKKKVTSEETWLAISSGYARTGLYLPLFSAIGALDSSVKDRLLNDHPDLLFPQPFSDIIAQASDKSGTPQAFIYAIIRQESAFNPEARSSVDAFGLMQLLPSVAKQLAKRNSLEYSEANDLFKPEINIPLGAFELKSLMKKYDDQFILAVSGYNANDSAIRGWLKTRFREDSVEFIEEVPYEETRAYIKLVMRNYIFYQRLLNTASGTPFPEELLSLKSNKKKDIVKEESISQQL; translated from the coding sequence ATGCCGAAAATAATTCTCGCCTTCTCTTTTTTTTCCGTCATCTTAGGTTGTGCAACGACATCGCGTTTAGACACGCGTATCGACAAACGCTTAACTCCACCCGTTCCTAATTTCATTAGCAAATGGAAGAATGCTCCAGTTTCTGATTTAGAAAAATTAGAAGTGGGCGCTAAGGAAGATAATATTCGCTGGTGGAAGACCTACACGTTGGCGATGGCTAAAAAGACCACGGCCCCTAAAGAGGCTTGTGAGGGCTTTAAGTCATTGTCTTCAGAAAACGACTTTCCCCTTCATGATCTGGCGTTGCTTCGTGCTTACGAAACTTGTGTGAACGACAAAGCCTTAGCCGAGCTTCCTAGCAGCACGGTGCCTTGGTATCGCGATCTGATGGTTGATATTAAACTTAAAGAGGCTTTAGAAACTTCGGATTTGCGCGACGATATGGCAGCCTATGTTGAAAAAGCTCGCCTTGATAACAACAAGAAGAACAAAGAAGAATTTTACTTGAAAGCTCTTCTTGCGGCTCAGAAGTCTGAATCCAAAGAAGACATTGAGCAGATTCAAACGGCGCTTTACAAAAACTCTCCACGTCTAAATCCCCTGCCTTTGGAAAAAGATTTAAGCAACGTCGCTTCAGACTATCGCTTTCATCGTGAGTTCGATCACGCGCTAAAGACTTACAAAAAAATCTTGGCGTCAGAACAAACAGGGCCGGATGAGTATTTCCAAACATTGAAAAACATTCGTCAGACTTACAAGGTAGCGCAACAGCGTTCGGATTATATCAACGCGACGGCTGACCTTGTGAATTGGTCTAAAAAGCAATTCCAAAAAAATAAAAAAGATCGCCGTGCGATTGCGCGCTATCACGATGCCCAAGTTCTTTTTGCTAAAACGCTTTGGACAGAAGATCAAACTTCGCAAGCGGTGAAAGTTCTAAACGAAACTCACCGTCTGCTTCGTGGAATCTATCCGATGGATGAAGTTTATTTTATCCAAGGACGTATTGACGAAGAAAAAGGCAATTTCACAAAGGCCATTGAATATTTCGAGGCCAGCTACCAACAACCGGTCAGCTTACCAGGCCTTCGCGATAAAATCGCGTGGTTGAAATCTTGGAACTACTACAAGCTGGAGAAATGGGAAGAAGCGAAGACAAGCTTTGAACAAATGCGCGATCTTGTGAAAGACCCTGCCGACAAATCACGTGCTCGTTTCTGGTTGGCTCGTTCCTTAGAAAAGCTGGGTAAAAATTCCGACGCTCAAAATGAACTTCAAGGTTTGATTAAAGAAGATCCACTAGGTTACTACGGCGTTTTGGCCGTTCGTGAACTTAAACAGAGCTTCACGCCACTTAAGATCGACAACAAAGAACTTCAAGGCTTAAGCCTTCTCGGAGTTTCAGAACTTGATCCGCAAATGCGTTTAACGACGGAATGGTTGATTTCTGTCGACGAAAAACCTTTTGCCGAAAAAGTTCTGAACATCGCGGTTGAAGATTTAAAAAAGAAGAAAGTGACTTCCGAAGAAACTTGGCTTGCGATTTCTTCTGGCTATGCGCGCACAGGCCTTTACCTGCCGCTCTTTTCTGCGATTGGTGCATTGGATTCTTCTGTTAAAGATCGTCTCTTGAACGATCATCCCGATCTTTTATTTCCACAGCCGTTCTCGGACATCATCGCGCAAGCTTCTGATAAAAGCGGAACGCCTCAGGCGTTCATCTATGCGATCATCCGTCAGGAATCTGCCTTTAATCCAGAAGCGCGCAGCTCGGTCGATGCCTTCGGCTTGATGCAACTTCTGCCAAGCGTCGCTAAACAATTGGCGAAAAGAAATTCGTTGGAGTATTCCGAAGCCAATGACTTGTTTAAACCAGAGATCAACATCCCTCTGGGAGCCTTTGAATTAAAGTCGCTAATGAAAAAGTACGACGATCAATTCATCTTGGCGGTGTCAGGTTACAACGCCAATGACAGCGCGATCCGCGGCTGGTTGAAAACCCGCTTCCGCGAAGACTCTGTTGAATTTATCGAAGAAGTTCCTTACGAAGAAACTCGCGCTTACATCAAATTGGTGATGAGAAATTATATCTTCTATCAAAGACTTTTAAACACGGCTTCAGGAACACCGTTCCCCGAAGAACTTCTTTCTTTGAAATCGAATAAGAAGAAAGACATTGTGAAAGAAGAAAGCATCAGTCAGCAGCTTTAA
- a CDS encoding type IV pilin protein, protein MLFSSKNSQRGFSLVELMVVVAIIGILAAIAVPSVNKYMAKARQSEAKTNLSSLYTAEKAFYSEYNTYDSRFAAVGYTPEGSLRYNVGFTAAGKQAGAAEGYTSTPANASISALGYCGTTAGTFQNGCTMLNGAGGSTIAPAINDNMCDASPSGVAAGCLTTATTFQAAAVAVIQTDGGNDEWAIDSSKVIRNTLIGIR, encoded by the coding sequence ATGTTGTTCTCTTCTAAGAATTCTCAACGCGGTTTCTCGCTCGTTGAGTTGATGGTTGTGGTGGCAATCATCGGTATCCTCGCTGCAATCGCAGTTCCATCTGTAAATAAATATATGGCGAAAGCTCGTCAGTCTGAAGCTAAGACGAATTTGTCTTCATTGTATACGGCTGAGAAAGCTTTTTATTCTGAGTATAATACATACGACAGCCGTTTCGCGGCGGTTGGTTATACGCCTGAGGGTTCGCTTCGTTATAATGTTGGGTTTACTGCGGCGGGTAAGCAAGCGGGAGCTGCGGAAGGGTATACGTCAACACCAGCCAATGCTTCTATTTCAGCGCTTGGATATTGTGGTACTACCGCAGGGACATTCCAAAATGGTTGTACAATGTTAAACGGCGCGGGCGGTAGTACTATCGCTCCTGCTATCAATGATAACATGTGTGATGCGAGTCCCAGCGGAGTTGCAGCAGGGTGCCTTACTACGGCAACTACTTTCCAAGCAGCAGCAGTGGCTGTGATTCAAACTGACGGTGGTAATGATGAATGGGCTATCGACAGTTCAAAAGTTATTCGAAATACTTTGATTGGTATTCGATAG
- the clpS gene encoding ATP-dependent Clp protease adapter ClpS, which produces MSMGNNDNNNNGSNYPFSSPEGEAGVQLVPKLDTPKMYKVILLNDDYTPMDFVVLVLRRFFAKTEEQATQIMLDVHKKGAGVAGVYSLEIAEMKVMQVNQFAQLNQYPLKSTLEEEA; this is translated from the coding sequence ATGAGTATGGGAAACAACGACAATAATAATAACGGCAGCAATTATCCATTCTCGAGTCCGGAGGGAGAGGCTGGCGTCCAGCTCGTCCCAAAACTAGACACTCCGAAGATGTATAAAGTAATTCTTCTTAATGATGATTACACGCCGATGGATTTTGTGGTTCTTGTATTGCGTCGTTTTTTTGCGAAAACAGAGGAGCAAGCGACGCAAATCATGTTAGATGTACATAAGAAGGGTGCAGGTGTCGCCGGGGTCTACTCCTTGGAGATTGCGGAAATGAAGGTGATGCAAGTCAATCAGTTCGCGCAACTCAATCAGTATCCCCTAAAAAGTACACTGGAGGAGGAAGCATGA
- the htpX gene encoding protease HtpX has product MAFLKRIGLFVLTNVLVMVTIGIVWSLVSRFLGLAGLNSYIPFLMAFCLVWGMGGAFISLLMSKWMAKMFHGVKIIEPNNQNPELRALVNKVHDFARRAQLSKMPEVGIYESVDINAFATGPSKSNSLVAVSTGLLQRMNEKELDGVLAHEVAHIANGDMVTMTLIQGIVNAFAMFFSRILANLVASNVEERYREIVRFAVTILGDIAFTLLGSIVVNYFSRRREFRADAGGAKYSSRENMIAALQKLRSVYDLPIPPEEGQTATLMISNRDKGGIAKLFMTHPPLEVRIQALQTGRI; this is encoded by the coding sequence ATGGCATTTTTAAAACGTATCGGTTTATTTGTTCTAACAAACGTCCTTGTCATGGTGACGATCGGAATCGTTTGGTCTCTTGTGAGCCGATTCCTTGGTCTTGCAGGTCTTAACTCTTACATCCCATTCTTGATGGCATTCTGTTTGGTTTGGGGTATGGGCGGCGCCTTCATCTCTTTGCTTATGTCAAAGTGGATGGCGAAAATGTTCCATGGTGTGAAAATCATCGAACCTAACAACCAAAATCCAGAACTTCGTGCCTTGGTAAATAAAGTCCACGACTTTGCTCGTCGTGCGCAACTTTCAAAAATGCCTGAAGTCGGTATCTACGAATCTGTCGACATCAACGCATTTGCGACAGGACCTTCAAAGTCCAACTCTCTGGTTGCGGTCTCTACAGGTCTTTTGCAAAGAATGAATGAAAAAGAACTTGATGGAGTTCTTGCCCACGAAGTGGCGCATATCGCAAACGGAGACATGGTCACAATGACTTTGATCCAAGGTATCGTGAATGCCTTTGCGATGTTCTTCTCTCGTATCTTGGCAAACCTGGTCGCTTCCAACGTGGAAGAGCGCTACCGTGAGATTGTTCGCTTTGCGGTGACAATCCTAGGCGACATCGCGTTCACATTATTGGGATCTATCGTCGTGAATTACTTCTCTCGTCGTCGTGAGTTCCGTGCGGACGCCGGTGGTGCGAAGTACTCTTCTCGCGAGAATATGATTGCGGCTTTGCAAAAGTTGCGTTCAGTTTATGATCTGCCTATTCCTCCAGAGGAAGGTCAGACTGCGACTTTGATGATTTCAAATCGCGACAAAGGTGGAATTGCGAAATTGTTCATGACGCATCCGCCTCTTGAAGTTCGCATCCAAGCTCTTCAAACGGGCCGTATCTAA